The genomic stretch CAACTTCTAGCTTCTCTGCTATTGCATCAGAAGATAGTGAGAGATTCATTTCTTTTGCCACTTCATCTAATATTACTGGACTTGTCATTACAATTTTATATGTATTTATCAAACTTATATTGGATTGAATCGCATTATTTAAGCTAGAGACATCCACGTTTTCTTCTTGGTTGACAACTACAGAGGCACTGGCCTTATAGGTCGGGGTAATCAAAAAATAACTAATTAACAGTGCAATTGCTGCAAAAGCTATGATCAGCGATAAGATCATCAAAAGTCGTTTTCTTAACACTGCAAAAATTTCCTTTAAAGAGATTGTCTCTTCCATTCATGTCCCTCCGATGAGAATACTTAATATGATAAGTCCAAAGACAAAGACTATACTAACTTTTCAAATTATGAGTACCTATATAATTATATCGGGTTTCAGATGCCATGCAATGTCTGATTTTGTCGAATAGTGTTACAAAATATATTCAGACTATGTATTTTCTTGAAAACAACTATATAATATATAGTACAAATTTCTCAGTTAGCTTGTAAAAACAAAGTAGAGTATACCACACAATTCCCAGTCGGAACATAGATTTACCAAAATATAATAAAAAGAGACTGGGACAAAACCCAAAAAATGAGTAATTAAGATGAGGCAGGCGTCTCCGAGAATTCGGAGATGTCTGCCTCATCTTTTTATCGTTAATGTATCGTTTATAGAAGCAAAAAAAGGACCCCTCTGATAGAATTAAGTTACGACACAAAACACAAAAGAGGAGGGTCCTTATGTTTAAACATTATACCATGTGTGAAGTCGTTTTACCTCTAGATTTGGAAAGAAAATTACCTGAAAATGATATTGCTTTTACCGTTAACCATTTAGTAGAAAGTATTCCAGATGAAGCTTTTGACGGTTTCCGTCGGGAAACCGGACACCCTGCTTATCACCCTCGCATGATGATGAAGATTATTTTATGTGCCTATACGCAATCCGTTTTCTCGGGCCGTAAGATTGAGTCATTACTTCAAGACAGCGTACGCATGATGTGGCTTGCCCAAGATTATCAGCCCAGCTATCGCACCATCAACCGATTCCGTGTGAACCCTCACGTAAAAGAACTCTTACGCCAGTGCTTTGTCCAATTTCGCAGCCAGCTGGTTCAAGAAAAAGTCATTGAAGAAGAAGCCATTTTTATTGATGGCACCAAAATCGAAGCAAATGCCAACAAGTTTACTTTTGTATGGCGGAAGTCCACTGAGAAATACAGTACGCAATTGGTGGAAAGATCGGCTCAGATGTATGAAGAACTGTTGGAGCAGGAAATTATCCCCGCAATCGAGCTGGAGAACCCCGAAGCCCTATCGGGCGAAGAGTTAACAAAAGTAGCAGAAAAACTGGACGAAAAAGTGCAGGAATACGATCGTCGCATAGAAGCAAGTGATGATACTGCCGAACGCAAGCAGCTTCGTTCCGAACGTAAAGCACCAAAACAGTACCGAAAGCAAGTCAATGATTTCATTAAACGGAAATCAAAATATCAGGTCGACATGGAAATCTTCGGAGACAGAAATAGCTACTCCAAAACTGACCATGGTGCCACTTTTATGCGCATGAAAGATGATTATATGAAAAATGGCCAGCTTAAACCTGGGTACAATGTGCAGCTGGCTACTGAAGGTCAATATGCCCTGGCCTATGATGTGTTCCCGAATCCTACGGATACGCGAACTTTCATCCCTTTCCTTGATAAGATTGAACGGGACTTTTTTGAGCTGCCCGACTATATTGTCGCGGATGCCGGATATGGCAGTGAGCAAAATTATGATGATGTGGT from Terribacillus sp. DMT04 encodes the following:
- a CDS encoding IS1182 family transposase, with amino-acid sequence MFKHYTMCEVVLPLDLERKLPENDIAFTVNHLVESIPDEAFDGFRRETGHPAYHPRMMMKIILCAYTQSVFSGRKIESLLQDSVRMMWLAQDYQPSYRTINRFRVNPHVKELLRQCFVQFRSQLVQEKVIEEEAIFIDGTKIEANANKFTFVWRKSTEKYSTQLVERSAQMYEELLEQEIIPAIELENPEALSGEELTKVAEKLDEKVQEYDRRIEASDDTAERKQLRSERKAPKQYRKQVNDFIKRKSKYQVDMEIFGDRNSYSKTDHGATFMRMKDDYMKNGQLKPGYNVQLATEGQYALAYDVFPNPTDTRTFIPFLDKIERDFFELPDYIVADAGYGSEQNYDDVVNNRKRIPLITYNHYRKEKQKKYKQDPYQVAHWDYDAEGDFFTCPNNRKLAFRYLSERCDKFGFKRHYRVYECDDCTACPLRAECTKAKEGNNRKIYYNERWEKQKAYTQQLLSEKETGKIYGKRKIDVEPVFGFLKAHLCFTRFSVRSKEKVENELGFAFMAVNIRKFTARSASIVRNSKNIRSKKISVTIFLVTEIFFVSERSYVPLSF